A stretch of the Candidatus Cloacimonadota bacterium genome encodes the following:
- a CDS encoding ABC transporter permease — MQTNLQSVQDKRRNLSSWLLSLPTLIWLTCFFLIPYLIVIIYSFLSPDIYDVKFEVSLDAYRQIFRGDYLRPFLLSFKLAFYTTMLCIILGFPVAYYIARAKEKTKNMLLVFIIIPFWTNLIIRIFSWRIFLAYSGVMNDTLINLGLITQPLEILRTDLAVIMVMVYVYLPYMILPLYSVLEKLDFTLLNAAMDLGANEVKAFFRITLPLAVGGIFAGTLLVFIPSLGAYLIPQLVGNQQSLYIGQVITYKIKNIPRNWPMASALSLTLLLLVAVLLLVMYGLYRRHQNRRQWQ, encoded by the coding sequence ATGCAAACAAATTTGCAGAGTGTACAAGATAAGCGTAGAAACCTCAGTAGCTGGTTGCTTAGTTTACCTACGTTAATCTGGCTTACTTGCTTCTTTCTTATCCCCTATCTAATCGTTATTATTTACAGTTTTCTTAGCCCGGATATTTATGATGTGAAATTTGAAGTATCGCTGGATGCCTATCGACAAATCTTTAGGGGTGACTACTTACGTCCTTTTCTACTTTCTTTCAAGCTTGCTTTTTACACAACCATGCTATGCATTATTCTGGGTTTTCCAGTTGCCTATTACATAGCCCGAGCCAAAGAAAAAACCAAAAATATGCTGCTGGTCTTTATTATTATCCCTTTTTGGACCAATCTCATTATCCGCATCTTCTCTTGGCGCATCTTTTTGGCATACAGTGGCGTTATGAACGATACTCTGATAAATTTAGGCCTTATTACTCAACCCCTGGAAATCTTAAGAACCGATCTGGCTGTTATCATGGTAATGGTATATGTGTATTTGCCATATATGATTCTTCCACTATACAGTGTGTTGGAGAAATTGGATTTCACCCTTCTAAATGCAGCCATGGATTTGGGAGCAAATGAAGTAAAAGCATTTTTCCGCATTACCCTACCATTGGCAGTAGGAGGAATATTTGCCGGCACCCTACTTGTGTTTATCCCTTCGTTAGGAGCCTATCTTATCCCACAATTGGTAGGCAATCAACAATCTTTATATATAGGTCAGGTGATTACTTATAAGATCAAGAATATTCCTCGCAACTGGCCGATGGCATCTGCACTTTCGCTCACTTTATTGTTACTGGTGGCAGTGTTGTTGCTGGTTATGTATGGGCTCTATCGGCGCCATCAGAACCGGAGGCAATGGCAATGA